The genomic window GATCACGCCCTGCACGTCGAGCGACCCGAGCGCCTCCGCGGCCACCGGGTAGATCCGGGCGCCGCGGCGCCACGGGGGCGTCTCGATCGCCACGACCACCAGCGGTCGGTCGCCGTCGAGCCGGGCCCAGTTGAACGGCACGTCGTCCACCCGGGCGTCGAGGCTGGGCCCGACGAAGGCGTGGCGCCCCGACGGATCGTCCACGGGGCCGGCGAGCTCCTCGGTCGAGAACGCGACGACCAGGTGGGGCGAGCGCTGCGGGTCGAGCCTCGCCGCCGCGATGTCGTCCAGGCCGGCATCGCCCAGGAAGCGCCGCGTCCGCCGACGGATGCCCCGGGCGATCTCCGGGAGGTCCCACAGCGGGTCGGCCAACCCCGCCGAGGTGGGCACGACGGTCGCCCAGGGCCGGCCGGACAGGTGCCCGACGGCGGCACCGGCGAGCGCCTGGTGGTCCACCACCAGGGCGTCGGGCCGGAACCCGTCGGCCACGGCGCGGACGGTGGGCAGCATGTCCCGGGCGAGCGGCAGCAGGAAGTCGTCCCACAGCATGAGCAACCCGGCCGGGCTGCGCAGGCCACCGAGCGGCGGCGCCGCCACGGTCGCACCCGTCCAGGCCACCTCGTGGCCACGGCGCGCGAGCTCCCGGCCCACCGAAGCGGTGGGCCGGGCTCGCTCGGCGAGCGACGGGACCACGAACAGGAACCGGCTCACAGCGACCGCTTGCTCCGACAGTCCCGGACGGACCTACGGGTTGTCGGACACGACGGAGGGCAGCACCGCCGTGCCGTCGCTCCAGGTGCCCATGAAGCCCATGTCGTCGCTGCAGTGCTGGCCGGTCACGGCGCAGCTCTCGACGATGTCGCCGACCCGGTAGATGCCGAAGAACTTGATGGCGTCGTCGGGGGCGATGATCGAGTTGGGCGACGTGTGCGCGGCGGACAGGGTGACGCCGCCGAGGCTCGACGTGCGGACCGTGACGTGGTCCTTCTGGCTGTTCGGCATCGACATCCGGTGGAACAGGTCGACGCCCACACTGCGGTTGACCAGCCCGTCGTCCGAGTAGGCCTCGACGACCGCCCGGGTGTGGGCCGGGAGGGCGATGGTGCCGGTCCCGATGCCCTGGTAGGGCGCCAGCGAGAACAGCCACAGCGCGCTGCCGCCCCAACCGCGTGAGGCCACCTGCTGGGTGACGAACGGCAGCATGCCGCCGCCGAGGGAGTGGCCGATCAGGCCGACCTTCGACATGTCCTCCCGGTCGAGCTGCGGCACGGCGGCGTCGATGGCGGCCACCTCGATGTTGGCCGAGCCCGGGACGTCGGCCAGGTTGCCGCTCCCGTAGGTGGCCATCACCACGATGTTCCCGGCCCGGGTGAAGTGGTCGATGATCCCCTCGTAGAGGATGTTCGAGTTGGCCAGGTAGCCGTGGACGACGAACACCACCGGCCGCGCCGAATCGCCGCACGTCCCGCCGAGGTTCGGCGTCGCCGCCGCTCCGGTCGGGTAGGCGACGTAGATCGCGTTGGCGGTGTTCGACGTGAGTTGGGCGTTGGTGCGCCCGCACGGGCCCAGCGAGCCCAACGCCGGCGGTGTCGGCCGTGGTGGTCCCTGTCCGCAGGCCGCGGCGACGGTCAGGCCGACCGCCAGCACCCCGGTGAGGACGCGGCGCCGACGTCGGCGCGCTCCTCCGGGACCATCACTGCGCGGGCACGCACGCAAGGAATCGGTCATGGGTTGCCTCCCCTCAGGCAACCACCGTGCGTCACTTCCCCCAGCGACACACGGTGGTGTCAACCCCGTTGTTGGGGTCTACACCAAGATCCTACGATGCGAGCAGACCCTTTGCCAGTTCGGTCGAGTCGCGCAGCCGCTGGGCCACCGGGTAGTCGGCGTCGGTGGTCCAGAACAGGAAGACCGCGATGTACAGGCCGAGCACGGCGTCGGCCAGGATGGCCGCGTCGCGATCGGTCCGGACCTCGCCGGAGCGCTGGCCCGCCGCCAGGCAGTCGCCGAACCGGCGCCGCATGTGCTCGAGGCTCGCCCGGGCCGAGGGGGTCGACGTGCGTGCCGTCTCCGCGATGAGGTCCCGCAGCATCCGGTGCTGGACCTCGGTGAGGTCGGCGCTGACGTGGAACAGGACGTGGACCGTCTGCGCCACCGGCTCGTCGGCCTCCTGCGCCCGATCGAGGATCCCGTCGAACAGCACCACGAGGTCGCCGATGAACGCGTCGACGAGCCCGGTCTTCGTGGCGAAGTAGTTGAAGAACGTCGTCTGCGACACGTCGGCGAGCTCGGCGATCTGGTCGACCGTCGTCGGGACCAGCCCCTGGGCGGCGAACAGGGTCGCGGCGGCATCGAGGATCCGTTGGCGGACCTCCAGCTTCTTCCGCTCCCGCCGGCCCAGGGGAACGGGCTCCGCCTCGACCGCCGCCGGCCACAGCTCCACCCGTCGCACGGGGTCGACGCTGCTACGGCCGGTAACCACGTTGTACAAGGTAGCGGGGTACGTCCGGCACTGACGGAGCCTCTTGCGTGTCGCTTGTCCCATCTCTATGTTTGAAGTCGACCCCGGGTTGGGGGGTCGGAGCCACCAGTTGGAGGGGGAGGTGGTGGTCTCGCCTGAGGGGAGGCAGAAGCCGCGGATCGCGATCCGGCACAAGCTGGGCGCGGCGATGCTCGTCCCGGTGGCGATCCTGACGCTGGTCGTCGTGGTGGAGAGCGCGCAGGTCACCGGCGACGCGGCGCGGGCGCGGCGCCAGTCGGAGCTGGCGGCCGCGACCGACGGTCCCGGCGGCCTGCTGCGGAGCCTCCAGGACGAGCGCAACTGGGTCGCCGTCGAGCTCATCGGGCAGGGCGGCCTGGTGCTGGTGGACGTCGAGGGCTACGACGAGACCCGGCAGAAGACGGACGAGGCGATGGAAGGGTTCGCGGCGCTCGTCGCCGGCGGCAGCGACGAGACGAAGGAGGCCTACCGGCCGGCGTTGGCGGGCCTCGACGGGCTGGCCGCGCTGCGGGCGGAGATCGACGCGTTCGACGCGCCCCGGACCATCGACAACGCCGAGTTCGGCAACGAGATGTTCGAGGGCTACACCGCCATGATCACGCCCTTCTTCGACGCGGTCGACACGATCGCCGCCTCCGTCGACGACCCCGACCTGCGCCGCGGCGCGGGCCTGATCGCCACGTCGTCCGAACAGGTCGAGGTGGTCGGCAACCTCGTCCGGCGCACGCTGGTCTACTCGCTGCTCACCGACGGCGGGGTGGACACGCCCCAGGAGATCTACGAGCTGAGCGACCTCGCGGAGCGGCTCAAGCGCAACGAGGCGCTGCTCGAGGTGCACACGACCGGCGTCTACCGGGGGGAGTGGGACAAGGAGCTGTTCCGGGTGTTCACCTGGAAGCTCGTCGTCTACGTCAACGGGGCCATCGACACCGGCACCGTCGACCTCGAAGCGTTCCTCGACATCGTCACCGTCCCGACCGAGCGGTCGTACTTCGGGTACCGCCAGCGGGTCGGCGGCATCGTCCAGGCCCAGGCCGACGAGCTCGAGGCCGACGCGGCGACGCGGCAGCGGCTCTGGCTGGCGCTGCTGGGCGTGATCGTGGCCCTGACCGCGGGGATCGTGTGGGTGACGACCCGGTCCATCGTCCGGCCGCTGACCTCCCTCGCCCGCCAGACGGCCGACATGGCCCACCACCGCCTGCCCGCAGCGCTCTCGGAGGTGCTCCGGACGCCGGTCGGCGACGACCTCAGCGTGCCGCCCAAGGAACCGATCCAGGCCGCGTCGCACGGCGAGATCGGCCGGCTCGCCACGGCGCTCAACCGGGTGCAGGACTCGGCGATCGACCTCGCCGTCGGGCAGGCCGTGCTGCGTCGCAACCTCGCCGACGCGCTCGTGAACCTCGGACGCCGGAACCAGAACCTGCTCCTGCGCCAGCTCGCCCTCATCACCGACCTCGAGCGCGACGAAGCCGACCCCGGGGCGCTCACCAACCTGTTCCAGCTCGACCACCTCGCCACCCGCATGCGCCGCAACGCCGAGTCGCTGCTGGTGCTGGGGGAGCTGCCGGCGCCGCAGGCCCGCACGCAGCCGGCCGCGATCGCCCACATCGTCCAGGCCGCGCTGGGCGAGGTCGAGGACTTCCCGCGGGTGCAGATGGACCTGGAGCCCGGCGCGGTCCAAGGGGGGATCTCCGGTGATCTGGCGCACCTGCTGGCCGAGCTGGTCGAGAACGCGCTGGTCTTCTCGCCGCCGCAGCAGGCGGTCCACGTGCGGGGCCTCCGGGGCCCGACCGGATACCGGTTGACGATCGTCGACGCCGGGCTGGGGATGTCCGCCGAGGATCTGGCGGCGGCGAACCGGCGGCTGGCGGGGACGGAGAGCTTCACGGTCGCCCCGTCGAAGTACCTCGGGCACTACGTCAGCGGCAACCTGGCCCGCCGTCACGGCATCGCGGTGCGTCTCGACGACTCGCCGTTCCACGGCGTGACCGCCACCGTCGACCTCCCCGAGGCCGTTCTGGCCCCGGACGCACCACCCACCGCGGGCCATCGGGAAGCCGGCTGACCAGGTATAACCTCCCGCCATGTCGACCGGCCGGCGGGAGCGGAAGAAGCGGGAGCTCCGTGCGCGCATCGTCGACGCCGCCGACACCCTGATCGCCGAGCACGGCCTGGCGCAGACGACCGTCGACCAGATCGCCGAGCTCACCGACATCGCCCAGGCCACGTTCTTCAACTACTTCCCGACCAAGGCCGACGTGGTCGACGCGCTGGTCGATCGCCTGGTCGACCAGTTCCACGAGGTGATCGACCAGGCCCACGGCGCGGCCAGCTCCGTGTTCCAGAAGATCGAGGCGCTGTTCCTCCTGACCGCGGAGCTGACCGAGGGCCAACACCGCGTCCTGCGCGACGTCATCGCCGAGACCGTCCGGTCGACGTCGCAGCGCCCCGAGCGGAGCCTCGCCCGCATGCGCGGCCTGTTCGCCGGCGACATCGCCGCCGCCCAGGAGCGGGGCGAGGCGCGCCGCGACCGCAGCGCCGAGGCGCTCTCCGACGCCGTCCTCGGCCTCTACGTCTCGGTGATCCTCTTCTGGAGCACCGACGCCGACTACCCCGTGGCCGACCGCCTCCGCACCTCCGCCGACCTGGCCGTCGACCTGATTCGAGCGACAGTATCAGTCGATTGAATGCTCGTTCACAACGGCGCGAAGGCGATAGCCTGCCCGGCATGCCCAAGGCCACCAGCGCGAGCACGACGACGAGCCGGCGCGAAGCCCGTCGCCTGCTCCAGCAGGACGTCAGCCGCTCCCAGCTGC from Acidimicrobiales bacterium includes these protein-coding regions:
- a CDS encoding TetR/AcrR family transcriptional regulator; this encodes MSTGRRERKKRELRARIVDAADTLIAEHGLAQTTVDQIAELTDIAQATFFNYFPTKADVVDALVDRLVDQFHEVIDQAHGAASSVFQKIEALFLLTAELTEGQHRVLRDVIAETVRSTSQRPERSLARMRGLFAGDIAAAQERGEARRDRSAEALSDAVLGLYVSVILFWSTDADYPVADRLRTSADLAVDLIRATVSVD
- a CDS encoding TetR/AcrR family transcriptional regulator, translating into MVTGRSSVDPVRRVELWPAAVEAEPVPLGRRERKKLEVRQRILDAAATLFAAQGLVPTTVDQIAELADVSQTTFFNYFATKTGLVDAFIGDLVVLFDGILDRAQEADEPVAQTVHVLFHVSADLTEVQHRMLRDLIAETARTSTPSARASLEHMRRRFGDCLAAGQRSGEVRTDRDAAILADAVLGLYIAVFLFWTTDADYPVAQRLRDSTELAKGLLAS
- a CDS encoding nitrate- and nitrite sensing domain-containing protein, producing the protein MVSPEGRQKPRIAIRHKLGAAMLVPVAILTLVVVVESAQVTGDAARARRQSELAAATDGPGGLLRSLQDERNWVAVELIGQGGLVLVDVEGYDETRQKTDEAMEGFAALVAGGSDETKEAYRPALAGLDGLAALRAEIDAFDAPRTIDNAEFGNEMFEGYTAMITPFFDAVDTIAASVDDPDLRRGAGLIATSSEQVEVVGNLVRRTLVYSLLTDGGVDTPQEIYELSDLAERLKRNEALLEVHTTGVYRGEWDKELFRVFTWKLVVYVNGAIDTGTVDLEAFLDIVTVPTERSYFGYRQRVGGIVQAQADELEADAATRQRLWLALLGVIVALTAGIVWVTTRSIVRPLTSLARQTADMAHHRLPAALSEVLRTPVGDDLSVPPKEPIQAASHGEIGRLATALNRVQDSAIDLAVGQAVLRRNLADALVNLGRRNQNLLLRQLALITDLERDEADPGALTNLFQLDHLATRMRRNAESLLVLGELPAPQARTQPAAIAHIVQAALGEVEDFPRVQMDLEPGAVQGGISGDLAHLLAELVENALVFSPPQQAVHVRGLRGPTGYRLTIVDAGLGMSAEDLAAANRRLAGTESFTVAPSKYLGHYVSGNLARRHGIAVRLDDSPFHGVTATVDLPEAVLAPDAPPTAGHREAG
- a CDS encoding nucleotide disphospho-sugar-binding domain-containing protein, with the protein product MSRFLFVVPSLAERARPTASVGRELARRGHEVAWTGATVAAPPLGGLRSPAGLLMLWDDFLLPLARDMLPTVRAVADGFRPDALVVDHQALAGAAVGHLSGRPWATVVPTSAGLADPLWDLPEIARGIRRRTRRFLGDAGLDDIAAARLDPQRSPHLVVAFSTEELAGPVDDPSGRHAFVGPSLDARVDDVPFNWARLDGDRPLVVVAIETPPWRRGARIYPVAAEALGSLDVQGVIVGPPDLVADPPPNVAVVPRAPLRALVRRAAAVVCDGGHATVCEALAHGVPLVVAPLLADQPLVADQVVRAGAAVPVTADRVSASDLRWAVRTALTDARLRRHAQRLGDSFTHAGGSSAAADRLEALLLTGRPVRAVREAGHGGGAGGPAPQR